In Halopelagius longus, the following proteins share a genomic window:
- a CDS encoding site-specific integrase: protein MVSLQEAGSGQVKCWLSRDECSKLEHAAGTVDWKREIAIQLMTQCGLRSDEVPKVAMEDIRWSEEGECWLFEIAGKNTDGGKPKKRDAWMPEETERNVSKYVRERGLSDEEPLVSVSPSSVRRWVREAAQTIAEEAENNRWNNVSSHDLRRSWATWHLVERPDPVDVRTMMAVGGWSSYSAIEPYLDAPTEKRIGAAMR, encoded by the coding sequence ATGGTCTCTCTCCAAGAAGCTGGTAGTGGGCAAGTGAAGTGTTGGCTCTCACGGGACGAATGTTCGAAGTTAGAACACGCAGCAGGTACTGTGGATTGGAAACGCGAGATAGCTATTCAACTGATGACTCAGTGTGGTTTGCGTTCTGATGAAGTACCGAAAGTAGCGATGGAAGATATACGTTGGTCGGAGGAAGGAGAGTGCTGGTTATTCGAGATAGCGGGGAAGAATACAGATGGCGGGAAACCGAAGAAGCGTGACGCCTGGATGCCAGAGGAGACTGAGCGAAATGTCTCGAAGTACGTCCGTGAGCGAGGCCTGAGCGATGAAGAGCCGCTTGTCTCTGTCTCACCGTCCTCAGTGCGACGGTGGGTCCGTGAAGCGGCTCAGACGATTGCTGAGGAGGCCGAGAACAATCGCTGGAATAATGTCTCCTCTCACGACTTACGCCGCTCTTGGGCTACGTGGCACCTCGTAGAGCGGCCTGACCCAGTAGACGTTAGAACGATGATGGCTGTGGGCGGGTGGTCATCTTATTCGGCTATTGAACCTTACTTAGATGCTCCCACAGAGAAGCGGATTGGTGCTGCTATGCGCTAA
- a CDS encoding GIY-YIG nuclease family protein, with protein sequence MSDNYPLPDREARKSEQMDKIRYLVDRLRPCVYIIECKCPNKISNIEQPHEGPMVRVGEGLTSKRLFYVGSSIRIIERLYEHNRGLTGAAKFTQQYRPIELVELRWYNSKEQAREQESIVAEEYRENGNGSWHVYQHHNQYQDFNWRD encoded by the coding sequence GTGAGCGATAACTACCCACTCCCCGACAGAGAAGCGAGAAAATCAGAACAAATGGATAAAATTAGATATCTTGTCGATAGGTTACGACCCTGTGTCTATATTATAGAATGCAAGTGCCCCAATAAAATATCTAATATCGAACAGCCACATGAGGGTCCAATGGTCCGAGTTGGCGAAGGTCTAACAAGCAAACGTCTGTTCTACGTAGGTTCATCTATTCGAATAATTGAAAGACTGTATGAGCACAATAGAGGCCTCACAGGAGCAGCAAAGTTTACACAACAATATCGACCGATTGAGTTAGTTGAGCTACGATGGTACAATTCTAAAGAACAGGCGAGAGAACAGGAATCAATCGTAGCAGAGGAATACCGTGAAAATGGCAATGGCTCTTGGCACGTCTACCAGCACCACAATCAGTACCAAGACTTCAACTGGAGAGATTGA
- a CDS encoding alpha-L-arabinofuranosidase, with amino-acid sequence MTVDPTNDDDVDSETDGNGVSRRQVLAAQSMLVAGSAVGLGSGLVSATSGDAVENTVTVDTDARSADAVPDTLFGRLNEHYGDATIYPGVYSLHVMNPTFWRTPDEWFDANEVDTFYEVERHDTLPYPWEPVGETGVSLEHRTDGERVAGGSASHGAVGYERIAVDDGSTGGIKQRIVLPDYRTLGYDLGFSVRGDVDAVAASITTLEGDVLASTEVDVTGEWTRHEPTLELEEKSGDEYVGGAVADVETPYGQYAVEFTAEGEGHFDIDFIELAADDAVNGKFNPLTIELLEDQNGTWLKWPGGNVTSQYNWRDGIGPLEERTPRFNHAWQGMQPNFFGTAEYLELCEVADLVPEITIGWHDNAPEWGQERQILPEDAADWVEYVNGSTDTELGALRAEHGFTDAWNVEHWGVGNEVWGDWQFGHTSDASEYATGSDERIGFDEYAAAMREVDDSITIIASGWDPAEAEHNDNPWNETLLDELSPDQLDGLNIHRYQWGLDSAEDVEAWKDEHDADDWDYSEVIVMAATQLGEQLGELGALADEHGYGDDFYVNLSEVGIFPTVADGAPYPGPETMPGASYVAGVLNACIRETDTVKWAAQTWVPIKSWVPMKTVDHPPDPNPLRPDGSVTGLYSAVFELDAEWHAVDVATSGASRDLPDTGPRVGPMDDVSYVDAAAMQNRRGKELAVFLTNRNLRASSEVTVELGDRYADASVEIVQLKPATAERPLPHELPSSWDEPTNHAVEHAVEDVAGDGTVTLEVGPASIVRLFVDNDRGRADIVGDNGVWHGLDGEENIPIEDNSTTGRKNGHDEKKKDSEGGSSGT; translated from the coding sequence ATGACGGTAGATCCAACGAACGACGACGACGTAGACAGTGAGACGGACGGAAACGGCGTTTCTCGGCGACAGGTTCTCGCGGCACAATCGATGCTGGTCGCCGGGTCGGCGGTCGGGCTAGGGTCCGGCCTCGTGTCGGCGACGTCAGGGGACGCGGTCGAGAACACGGTGACCGTCGATACCGACGCTCGGTCGGCGGATGCGGTCCCCGATACGTTGTTCGGCCGTCTGAACGAACACTACGGCGACGCGACGATCTATCCGGGCGTCTACTCGCTGCACGTGATGAACCCGACGTTCTGGCGGACGCCCGACGAGTGGTTCGACGCGAACGAGGTCGATACGTTCTACGAGGTCGAGCGTCACGACACGCTCCCGTACCCGTGGGAGCCGGTGGGAGAGACCGGAGTGAGCCTCGAACACCGGACCGACGGCGAGCGCGTCGCAGGCGGGTCGGCCTCCCACGGGGCGGTCGGCTACGAGCGCATCGCCGTCGATGACGGCTCGACCGGCGGTATCAAACAGCGAATCGTCCTGCCGGACTACCGGACGCTGGGCTACGACCTCGGCTTCTCGGTGCGCGGCGACGTAGACGCCGTCGCGGCCTCGATCACGACGCTCGAGGGCGACGTCCTCGCTTCGACGGAGGTGGACGTCACCGGCGAGTGGACGCGCCACGAGCCGACGCTCGAACTCGAGGAGAAGAGCGGCGACGAATACGTGGGCGGCGCCGTCGCCGACGTCGAGACGCCGTACGGCCAGTACGCCGTGGAGTTCACGGCCGAGGGTGAGGGACACTTCGACATCGACTTCATCGAACTCGCCGCCGACGACGCCGTCAACGGCAAGTTCAACCCGCTCACGATCGAACTCCTCGAAGACCAAAACGGCACGTGGCTGAAGTGGCCCGGCGGCAACGTCACCAGCCAGTACAACTGGCGCGACGGGATCGGCCCGCTCGAGGAGCGGACGCCTCGGTTCAATCACGCCTGGCAGGGGATGCAGCCGAACTTCTTCGGGACCGCCGAGTACCTCGAACTCTGCGAGGTGGCCGACCTCGTTCCCGAAATCACGATCGGCTGGCACGACAACGCGCCGGAGTGGGGCCAAGAACGGCAGATCCTCCCCGAGGACGCCGCCGACTGGGTCGAGTACGTCAACGGCTCGACCGACACCGAGCTGGGGGCGTTACGGGCCGAACACGGCTTCACTGACGCCTGGAACGTCGAACACTGGGGCGTCGGAAACGAGGTCTGGGGCGACTGGCAGTTCGGTCATACGTCCGACGCTTCGGAGTACGCCACCGGCTCCGACGAGCGGATCGGCTTCGACGAGTACGCCGCGGCGATGCGCGAGGTCGACGATTCGATCACGATCATCGCGAGCGGCTGGGACCCGGCCGAGGCCGAACACAACGACAACCCGTGGAACGAAACGCTGTTGGACGAACTGTCGCCCGATCAGCTCGACGGGCTGAACATCCACCGCTACCAGTGGGGCTTAGACAGCGCCGAGGACGTCGAAGCGTGGAAAGACGAACACGACGCCGACGACTGGGACTACAGCGAAGTGATCGTGATGGCCGCGACCCAGTTGGGCGAACAACTCGGCGAGCTCGGAGCGCTCGCCGACGAACACGGCTACGGCGACGACTTCTACGTCAACCTCAGCGAAGTCGGAATCTTCCCGACCGTCGCTGACGGCGCGCCGTATCCGGGTCCGGAGACGATGCCCGGCGCCTCCTACGTCGCGGGCGTCCTCAACGCGTGCATTCGGGAGACCGATACCGTCAAGTGGGCCGCACAGACGTGGGTTCCGATCAAGTCGTGGGTTCCGATGAAAACGGTCGATCATCCGCCGGACCCGAATCCCCTCCGTCCCGACGGCTCCGTGACCGGACTGTACTCCGCCGTCTTCGAACTCGACGCCGAGTGGCACGCCGTCGACGTCGCCACGAGCGGCGCTAGCCGTGACCTCCCCGACACCGGACCGCGGGTCGGTCCGATGGACGACGTCTCGTACGTCGACGCCGCCGCGATGCAGAACCGACGCGGAAAGGAACTGGCCGTGTTCCTGACCAACCGCAACCTCCGCGCGTCGAGCGAGGTGACGGTCGAACTGGGCGACCGGTACGCCGACGCGTCGGTCGAAATCGTCCAGCTCAAACCGGCCACCGCGGAACGTCCGCTGCCCCACGAGCTACCGTCCTCGTGGGACGAACCGACGAACCACGCGGTCGAGCACGCGGTCGAAGACGTCGCCGGCGACGGCACGGTGACACTCGAGGTCGGACCGGCGTCGATCGTCCGACTGTTCGTCGACAACGACCGAGGCCGCGCCGATATCGTCGGCGATAACGGCGTCTGGCACGGGCTCGACGGCGAGGAGAACATTCCGATCGAAGACAATAGCACGACCGGCAGGAAGAACGGTCACGACGAGAAGAAGAAGGACAGCGAAGGGGGTTCGTCGGGAACGTAA
- a CDS encoding GntP family permease: protein MAIEFAHSPLLTFILALAAVILLLVVWDLPAFVGLIIAAFFVGIINAVFVPDFAWADAASRVAAAFGENMAGIGIPILMAAIIGKSMLESGSAQRVVRGFQSALGRENSDIALWGSSTVLAVPVFFDSVFYLMAPLARSMRARVGRDYTLFIVVVGAGAATTHVFVPPTPGPLAVAAEIGVNLGMTILVGVATALPAAFLAGIVYGRWINRRLDIPLRDTMATTTEELEELANRNTSSLPGMFESLLPILLAVVLVGALTFVNSFRDVLPTLEAIRPYVQFIGNKNVALTIAAMAAAHTYYRHNDLDREEWTEELTEALRSGGNIAAITAAGGAFGALLAASGIGDYITGVLAGIGIPLIVSAWLIAAIVRIAQGSATAAMLTTAGIMAPQVSQLDVHPAFLVMAIGAGGNIFSWYNDSGFWLVKEIGGLTIGETLRTWTALTTIISLTGLVVTVVLSSVLPVVARILPFL from the coding sequence ATGGCAATAGAGTTTGCACACAGTCCGCTGTTGACGTTCATCCTGGCGTTGGCGGCGGTCATACTACTGTTGGTCGTGTGGGACCTCCCGGCGTTCGTCGGGCTAATCATCGCCGCGTTCTTCGTCGGCATCATCAACGCGGTGTTCGTGCCCGACTTCGCGTGGGCCGACGCCGCCAGCCGAGTCGCCGCCGCGTTCGGCGAGAACATGGCCGGCATCGGCATACCGATTCTGATGGCCGCGATAATCGGAAAGTCGATGCTCGAAAGCGGGTCCGCCCAGCGCGTCGTCCGCGGGTTCCAGAGCGCACTCGGTCGGGAGAACTCCGACATCGCCCTCTGGGGGAGCAGTACCGTGCTCGCGGTCCCCGTCTTCTTCGACAGCGTATTCTACCTGATGGCACCCCTCGCGCGGTCGATGCGCGCTCGGGTCGGCCGCGACTACACCCTGTTCATCGTCGTGGTCGGCGCGGGCGCGGCGACGACGCACGTGTTCGTCCCGCCGACGCCGGGCCCCCTCGCGGTGGCGGCCGAAATCGGCGTCAACCTCGGGATGACGATTCTCGTCGGCGTCGCCACCGCCCTTCCGGCGGCGTTTCTGGCCGGCATCGTGTACGGGCGCTGGATAAACAGGCGGCTCGACATCCCCCTCCGCGACACGATGGCGACGACGACGGAGGAACTGGAGGAGCTGGCCAACCGGAACACGAGTTCGCTTCCGGGCATGTTCGAGTCGCTGCTTCCGATTCTGCTCGCCGTCGTGCTGGTCGGCGCGCTGACGTTCGTCAACTCCTTCCGGGACGTGCTCCCGACGCTGGAGGCGATTCGGCCGTACGTCCAATTCATCGGCAACAAGAACGTGGCGCTCACCATCGCGGCGATGGCGGCCGCGCACACGTACTACCGTCACAACGACTTGGACCGCGAGGAGTGGACCGAGGAGCTGACCGAGGCGCTGCGAAGCGGTGGCAACATCGCCGCGATTACCGCCGCGGGTGGCGCGTTCGGCGCGCTGCTGGCGGCGTCCGGCATCGGCGACTACATCACCGGCGTCCTCGCGGGCATCGGCATCCCGCTGATAGTCAGCGCGTGGCTCATCGCCGCCATCGTGCGCATCGCGCAGGGGTCGGCGACGGCGGCGATGCTCACCACCGCCGGCATCATGGCTCCGCAGGTGTCGCAACTGGACGTGCACCCGGCGTTCCTCGTGATGGCCATCGGGGCCGGCGGGAACATCTTCTCGTGGTACAACGACTCCGGGTTCTGGCTGGTCAAGGAGATCGGCGGCCTCACCATCGGCGAGACGCTCCGGACGTGGACCGCCCTCACGACGATTATCTCCCTCACCGGGCTCGTCGTGACGGTGGTGCTGTCGAGCGTCCTTCCGGTGGTGGCGAGAATCCTTCCGTTCCTCTAA
- a CDS encoding SDR family oxidoreductase codes for MNVLVAGSHGQVGQHLTRVLAESDHDAYGMVREEAQVEDIESLGAEPVVADLTEDVTHAVEGRDAVIFAAGSGGDDVWGVDRDGAMNIVDAAEAEGAERFVMLSSINADQPENSPEALREYLRAKAEADEYLRDSDLTYTIVRPGPLTNDEGTGRVEVGETIDRESAEIPREDVARTLAASLTAESTHGKTFELGSGDEPIAEALENPLGE; via the coding sequence ATGAACGTGCTCGTCGCAGGGTCGCACGGGCAGGTGGGGCAACATCTGACGAGAGTCCTCGCCGAGAGCGACCACGACGCCTACGGGATGGTCCGCGAGGAGGCGCAGGTCGAAGACATCGAATCGCTCGGCGCCGAACCGGTCGTCGCCGACCTGACCGAGGACGTGACCCACGCCGTCGAAGGGCGCGACGCGGTTATCTTCGCCGCGGGGTCCGGCGGCGACGACGTGTGGGGCGTCGACCGCGACGGCGCGATGAACATCGTCGACGCCGCGGAAGCGGAGGGCGCAGAGCGGTTCGTGATGTTGAGTTCCATCAACGCCGACCAACCCGAGAACAGTCCCGAAGCGCTCCGGGAGTACCTGCGCGCGAAGGCCGAAGCCGACGAGTACCTCCGCGACAGCGACCTGACGTACACTATCGTCCGCCCCGGCCCTCTGACGAACGACGAGGGAACCGGACGGGTCGAAGTCGGGGAGACGATCGACCGCGAGAGCGCGGAGATTCCGCGCGAGGACGTGGCTCGAACGCTCGCCGCGTCGCTCACGGCCGAAAGCACGCACGGGAAGACGTTCGAACTCGGCTCCGGCGACGAACCGATAGCGGAGGCGTTGGAGAATCCGCTAGGGGAGTGA
- a CDS encoding MFS transporter — protein sequence MTKWRTLLLATVGFNFSFLVWFSFAPFTGPMAEEFGLSLGEIGVLASAAIWLAPFGRILTGWLSDKYGAPSVFAIVLAYVGVFSMASAFAQSYAVFFVERLVVATAGITFVVGIQHVSEWFDEENLGTAEGVYAGVGNAGAAGGALVLPRVFGPEWSGPLFQTNWRAAFFYTGVVSVLLAATYYLLGEAAATEERRQATAESATLKQWVHTATRYGTVALALAYVMSFGLELSMNGWLATYYREAFDTNNLVLASTFAATFSVAAGLLRPIGGYVSDYLAREEKNILPVFEGRYREQWTFVALSFIVVAMGVMTLAGLSGDVLIAVAAGFLVGMSCAFAEGAIFAQVPAMFPNSSGAVAGVVGGVGTVGGIVYPLVYSSALLPNLHVGYAVVGAVMVPIVLLNAWVYRPHVASRATVDGFLGSTGGPTTTDDD from the coding sequence ATGACGAAGTGGCGGACGCTGCTTCTCGCCACCGTCGGGTTCAACTTCTCCTTTCTCGTCTGGTTCTCCTTCGCCCCCTTCACGGGTCCGATGGCGGAGGAGTTCGGACTGTCGCTCGGCGAAATCGGCGTCCTCGCGAGCGCGGCGATATGGCTGGCCCCGTTCGGACGCATCCTCACCGGGTGGCTCTCCGACAAGTACGGCGCGCCGTCGGTGTTCGCCATCGTCCTCGCCTACGTCGGCGTCTTCTCGATGGCGAGCGCGTTCGCACAGAGCTACGCGGTGTTCTTCGTCGAACGCCTCGTCGTCGCCACCGCGGGGATAACGTTCGTCGTCGGCATCCAACACGTCTCCGAGTGGTTCGACGAGGAGAACCTCGGCACCGCCGAAGGCGTCTACGCCGGCGTCGGAAACGCCGGTGCCGCGGGGGGCGCGCTCGTCCTCCCGCGCGTCTTCGGACCGGAGTGGAGCGGACCGCTGTTTCAGACGAACTGGCGCGCGGCGTTCTTCTACACGGGCGTCGTCTCGGTTCTGTTGGCGGCGACGTACTACCTCCTCGGCGAGGCCGCCGCGACCGAAGAGCGTCGGCAAGCAACCGCCGAAAGCGCGACACTGAAGCAGTGGGTCCACACCGCGACGCGGTACGGGACGGTCGCACTCGCCCTCGCGTACGTCATGAGCTTCGGACTCGAACTGTCGATGAACGGCTGGTTGGCGACGTACTACCGCGAGGCGTTCGACACGAACAACCTCGTGTTGGCGAGTACGTTCGCGGCGACGTTCTCCGTCGCGGCGGGACTACTCCGTCCCATCGGCGGGTACGTCAGCGACTACCTCGCCCGCGAGGAGAAGAACATCCTCCCCGTCTTCGAGGGCCGGTACCGCGAGCAGTGGACGTTCGTCGCGCTCTCGTTCATCGTCGTCGCGATGGGGGTGATGACCCTCGCAGGACTCTCGGGCGACGTGCTGATAGCCGTCGCCGCCGGGTTCCTCGTCGGCATGTCCTGTGCGTTCGCCGAGGGGGCCATCTTCGCGCAGGTGCCCGCCATGTTCCCGAACAGTTCGGGGGCCGTCGCGGGCGTCGTCGGCGGCGTCGGCACCGTCGGCGGTATCGTCTACCCCCTCGTGTACTCGTCGGCCCTCCTGCCGAACCTCCACGTCGGGTACGCCGTCGTCGGGGCGGTGATGGTCCCCATCGTCCTCCTGAACGCGTGGGTCTACCGCCCGCACGTCGCCTCCCGCGCCACCGTGGACGGGTTCCTCGGGTCGACCGGCGGACCGACGACGACCGACGACGACTGA
- a CDS encoding sensor histidine kinase: MGESRMRRTPSRIIAALGALLFLSAVIHHSFEILRIDEFVGPIAALLVDGLPALGIVYAGYWLSKTDLTEENQRTVVTWCLIGLALFVTVIGLTLLIRWIEDRTVIEPQFTLLIAANVGSLAGFTAGYYKARMELEARQARRAKRELEEVNRRLEASNERLDQFAYVLSHDLREPLRMVSNYLQLLEDRYADDLDEDAREFVAFADDGADRMRSMIDSLLEYSRISTRGNPLEQTDADAVLDDALTDLQLRIAETDARVTADDLPTVRADPDQLAQVFRNLLTNALRHSGDEPPRVHIGVERLEDAWRFSVRDEGVGIDPESQDRIFQMFEQADGEEGNTGAGGVGLAICERIVDRHGGDIWVESEPGEWTTFSFTLPGAHDGEG; this comes from the coding sequence ATGGGGGAGAGTCGAATGCGGAGGACGCCGTCGCGTATCATCGCGGCTCTCGGCGCGTTGTTGTTTCTCTCGGCCGTCATCCACCACTCGTTCGAGATTCTTCGCATCGACGAATTCGTCGGTCCGATAGCCGCACTTCTCGTGGACGGTCTCCCCGCACTCGGCATCGTCTACGCGGGATACTGGCTCTCGAAGACGGATCTCACAGAAGAGAACCAGCGGACGGTCGTTACGTGGTGTCTCATCGGCCTCGCCCTCTTCGTCACCGTGATCGGATTGACCCTCCTCATCCGCTGGATCGAGGACCGGACCGTAATCGAACCCCAGTTTACCCTCCTGATCGCCGCCAACGTGGGTAGCCTCGCCGGGTTCACCGCCGGCTATTACAAAGCCCGAATGGAGTTGGAAGCCAGACAAGCACGGAGAGCAAAGCGGGAACTGGAGGAGGTAAACCGCCGACTCGAAGCGTCGAACGAGCGTCTCGACCAGTTCGCGTACGTCCTCTCCCACGACCTGCGGGAGCCGCTACGTATGGTGTCCAACTACCTCCAGCTGCTTGAGGATCGTTACGCGGACGACTTAGACGAGGACGCCCGGGAGTTCGTCGCCTTCGCTGACGACGGTGCCGACCGAATGCGGTCGATGATCGACAGTCTGCTCGAATACTCCCGTATCAGCACGCGTGGCAACCCACTGGAGCAGACCGACGCCGACGCGGTTCTCGACGACGCCCTCACCGACCTCCAACTGCGGATAGCGGAGACCGATGCGAGAGTTACGGCCGACGACCTGCCGACAGTGCGTGCGGATCCGGACCAACTCGCGCAGGTGTTCCGCAACCTTCTCACGAACGCGCTTCGGCACAGCGGGGATGAGCCCCCGCGAGTTCACATCGGAGTGGAACGTCTGGAAGACGCGTGGCGGTTCTCGGTCCGCGACGAAGGAGTCGGCATCGATCCGGAGTCTCAAGACCGGATTTTCCAGATGTTCGAGCAAGCCGACGGCGAGGAAGGGAACACGGGCGCAGGTGGCGTCGGACTGGCCATCTGCGAGCGCATCGTCGACCGTCACGGCGGTGACATCTGGGTCGAGTCCGAACCCGGTGAGTGGACGACGTTCTCGTTTACGCTTCCCGGGGCTCACGACGGTGAAGGGTAA
- a CDS encoding cytochrome P450: protein MSNIGSGSSDSSEGSAPRGGEDLPSKTPPGPDGLPVVGNVRSLVRDPRGFYDEMSEYGNVVSYRLPGMKFCTVLHPELIERVLMVDYDRYAKWGFEDFGGEFAPEGLVLTDGEQWRRQRTTIQNAFTVERIRSYGDTMARGATEMINEWDDGEEIALNRAFSKLTLDVLTRSLFDLKLSEETGIVTEFAETFNDRGSIDGVSTFLPMWIPTPENRRYKRVLSEFRSFVEGLIDERRGRADEYDDLLSLLLTAEDDDGNVMSETEIRDQMVTFLFAGHETTSLALTYTFLELAKNPSVRDRLDAEHSSVLGGGAPELGDLDNLSYSERVIQESLRLYPPAFILLRKATEDTELGGYRIPKGTRLTLPPFYVHTDERWYDAPESFDPSRWTEGFEDSLPDYAYFPFGGGPRHCIGMRFAMLELKIVLAIVAQSVEFELLSDPEPELDMATTLRPAEDIRMRVSKS, encoded by the coding sequence ATGTCTAATATAGGCTCAGGGTCCAGCGACTCCTCCGAAGGGTCAGCACCGAGAGGCGGCGAAGACCTCCCCTCGAAGACGCCTCCCGGTCCCGACGGCCTCCCGGTGGTCGGCAACGTTCGCTCACTCGTACGGGACCCCAGAGGGTTTTACGACGAGATGAGCGAGTACGGGAACGTCGTCAGCTATCGCCTCCCCGGGATGAAGTTCTGTACGGTCCTCCACCCGGAACTCATCGAACGCGTGTTGATGGTCGACTACGACCGGTACGCCAAGTGGGGTTTCGAGGATTTCGGGGGAGAGTTCGCCCCGGAGGGCCTCGTATTGACCGACGGTGAACAGTGGCGCCGCCAGCGAACGACGATCCAGAACGCCTTCACGGTCGAGCGGATTCGGAGCTACGGCGATACGATGGCACGAGGGGCTACCGAGATGATAAACGAGTGGGACGACGGCGAGGAGATAGCCCTCAACCGAGCGTTCTCGAAGCTCACACTCGACGTGCTGACTCGGTCACTGTTCGATCTAAAACTGAGCGAGGAGACCGGTATCGTGACCGAATTCGCTGAGACGTTCAACGACCGAGGCAGTATCGACGGCGTCTCGACGTTCCTCCCGATGTGGATTCCGACGCCCGAGAACCGGAGGTACAAACGGGTCCTCTCGGAGTTTCGCTCCTTCGTCGAAGGGCTGATCGACGAACGGCGCGGACGGGCAGACGAGTACGACGACCTACTGTCGCTACTGTTGACCGCCGAGGACGACGACGGGAACGTCATGTCCGAGACGGAGATCCGCGACCAGATGGTGACGTTTCTCTTCGCCGGCCACGAGACCACTTCACTGGCACTAACCTACACGTTCCTCGAACTGGCGAAGAACCCGTCAGTGCGTGACCGTCTCGACGCGGAGCACAGTTCCGTCCTCGGCGGGGGAGCGCCCGAACTAGGGGACCTCGATAACCTCTCGTACTCCGAACGAGTGATTCAAGAGTCCCTTCGGTTGTACCCGCCAGCGTTCATTCTCTTACGAAAAGCCACGGAAGACACCGAACTCGGTGGATACAGAATTCCAAAGGGAACGAGGCTCACCCTCCCTCCGTTCTACGTTCACACCGACGAGCGTTGGTACGACGCCCCCGAGAGCTTCGATCCCAGCCGCTGGACCGAAGGATTCGAGGATTCACTGCCGGATTACGCGTACTTCCCGTTCGGCGGCGGACCGCGCCACTGTATCGGGATGCGGTTCGCGATGCTGGAGTTGAAAATAGTTCTCGCAATCGTCGCACAGTCGGTCGAGTTCGAACTCCTGTCCGACCCCGAGCCCGAATTAGACATGGCGACGACGCTGCGGCCCGCTGAGGATATCCGAATGCGAGTCTCCAAATCATAA
- a CDS encoding class I SAM-dependent methyltransferase — MSPTEPADSAPAERRPMSVEEIRASYAEYADWMARMDWLDRFLTGRYRRRQFGTAQGRVLDVACGTGANFRYLPESVELVGIDVSPEMLANARAKLDELGRDGTLREMDAQDLDFDDDEFDTVVSSLSTCTFPDPVAALREMSRVCKPSGRILLVEHGKSDFGPFARFQEWRADAHYRKMGCRWTQEPLELVAAADLPVVRSDTAIFGIITTIEARPR; from the coding sequence GTGAGTCCGACCGAACCGGCAGACTCCGCGCCGGCGGAGCGGCGACCGATGTCCGTCGAGGAGATTCGGGCGTCGTACGCGGAGTACGCCGACTGGATGGCGCGGATGGACTGGCTCGACCGGTTTCTCACCGGCCGGTACCGCCGGCGGCAGTTCGGCACCGCACAGGGTCGCGTTCTCGACGTGGCCTGCGGCACGGGCGCGAACTTCCGGTACCTGCCGGAGTCCGTCGAGTTGGTGGGCATCGACGTCAGTCCCGAGATGCTGGCGAACGCCCGAGCGAAACTCGACGAACTCGGACGCGACGGAACTCTCCGCGAGATGGACGCGCAGGACCTCGATTTCGACGACGACGAGTTCGACACCGTCGTCTCGTCGCTCTCGACCTGCACGTTCCCCGACCCCGTCGCCGCGCTTCGGGAGATGAGTCGCGTCTGTAAGCCCTCCGGGCGGATTCTGCTCGTCGAACACGGCAAGAGCGACTTCGGGCCGTTCGCGCGCTTCCAAGAGTGGCGCGCCGACGCCCACTACCGGAAGATGGGCTGTCGGTGGACCCAAGAGCCGTTGGAACTCGTCGCGGCGGCGGATCTGCCCGTCGTCCGGTCCGACACCGCCATCTTCGGAATCATCACCACGATAGAGGCGCGCCCGCGGTAG